In a genomic window of Cyprinus carpio isolate SPL01 chromosome A10, ASM1834038v1, whole genome shotgun sequence:
- the LOC109059000 gene encoding cyclin-dependent kinase 2-associated protein 1-like isoform X1 has protein sequence MSYKPNPHQHLPGTSGNQGNIPSPSSMATIQSYKPMLNDFGPPSLGFPQGPNGNQVPQSKYAELLAIIEELGKEIRPTYAGSKSAMERLKRGIIHARGLVRECLAETERNARS, from the exons ATGTCTTACAAACCCAATCCCCATCAACACCTTCCGGGAACTTCTGGGAACCAA ggAAACATTCCCTCTCCATCTTCCATGGCAACAATACAATCATACAAACCAATGCTAAATGACTTTGGGCCGCCTTCGTTGGGATTCCCACAG GGTCCGAATGGGAACCAGGTACCTCAGAGTAAATATGCTGAACTCCTCGCCATCATTGAAGAACTTGGGAAAGAAATAAGGCCGACATATGCAGGGAGTAAAAGCGCCATGGAGCGACTTAAAAGAG gtATCATTCATGCCAGAGGGCTGGTTCGGGAGTGTCTGGCGGAGACAGAGAGAAACGCCAGATCCTAG
- the LOC109059000 gene encoding cyclin-dependent kinase 2-associated protein 1-like isoform X2, with protein MATIQSYKPMLNDFGPPSLGFPQGPNGNQVPQSKYAELLAIIEELGKEIRPTYAGSKSAMERLKRGIIHARGLVRECLAETERNARS; from the exons ATGGCAACAATACAATCATACAAACCAATGCTAAATGACTTTGGGCCGCCTTCGTTGGGATTCCCACAG GGTCCGAATGGGAACCAGGTACCTCAGAGTAAATATGCTGAACTCCTCGCCATCATTGAAGAACTTGGGAAAGAAATAAGGCCGACATATGCAGGGAGTAAAAGCGCCATGGAGCGACTTAAAAGAG gtATCATTCATGCCAGAGGGCTGGTTCGGGAGTGTCTGGCGGAGACAGAGAGAAACGCCAGATCCTAG